In Candidatus Eisenbacteria bacterium, the genomic window CCGGCTGAGGATGAGACTGGCACCCAGAACCAGGGCGTAGATCGGCAAGGCGCGGACGCTGATCAGGACCTCTCGTGAGGCGCCGCCGACGCCGTTCCAACGGCACCAGAAGATCCCGTAGACGGCGACCAGAAGGAAAAAGAACAAACCCATGGCGAAGGCCGCCGTTTTTGTATCGCTGAGTCGTTTCTTTTGAAAGAGAAAATAGATCGTTTTTAGTAGGGCGCCGGAGAGCCCGATCCCCAGCGCCAGGATGCTGTAGACACCCAACAGGGTTGTCGAGAGAAGGACCAGATCTTGAAAGGATCCAAGGAAACCCGGGTGAAGGACAAGCGTTGTCGCGATCATGAGAGAGCCGACGGCGCCGCCGCCGATGATGCCGATGGAGATTCCGATGAGGATGTTGCTTCTTAGCTCTTGGGCAAGATCGCTCCAGGTATTTCTCATCCGTTACATGTCCTGCTTTCGGGAAGATTCAGATCCGGTCCGGCTTCCGTTCAGACTCGTCTAATTCAGCCCCATTAATTCAGACCGACCAGGGGCCAAAAGTAACGCACCCAAAGCAGTATGACCGTCCAGGAAACCAGGTGCAAGATGACCCCGGGAAGCAGCAGGTCGCTTACTTTCAATTGCTTGGAAGAGAAGATGATGGCGATAGGCGGAGCGCCCATCGGGAAGATGTAGACGAGTCCCGCGGCGACGGCGATGAGGTAGGCCAGATGGCGGGCGGGAAGTCCTAAGGGCGTGGCAAAACCGATAGCGAGAGGTAGTAAAAAGGCGACAACGGCGGCGCTCGACATCCCCTCGGTGAGGATGGCGGCAAGAACGACCAGTACGGCGACCAGAACGAGGGTCGGCGCCCCCCAGGGCAGTATGGATGAGGCGATCCATTCTGCGGCGCCTGTTTCCGACAGGGCGGTTCCCAGCGCGATGGCCCCGCCGTACATGAGAATGATTCCCCAGTTGACGTATTCCTCGGTATCGGCCCAATTGACCAGCCGGAAGACAAAGAGAGCCACGGAAGCGAGGATGGCTGTTGTTGAGAGATCCACCATGCCGCTGAGAAAAATCCAGCAAAGGACGGTGAGGAGAAAGATCATCGCAATCCCCTTTTCCCGCCGGCTGATCGGCCCCAGCCCCGCCAGCCGCTCCGAGAGTTTCCGGCAAGCTTGGGAGACATCGGGGCGATCCCCGCTGAAAAAGATGAAAAGGATCGCAATGGAAACAGGAATCATGGCGACGGTGACCGGAAAGACAACGCGGGTCCATTCAATAAAGGAGATCTCTTCA contains:
- a CDS encoding DASS family sodium-coupled anion symporter, producing the protein MRDKPSLEQDPEGKPSHGVKPLGGAYTFLWESSWNTIILQLALVTLLIFLALPPPKGLSQEGFRAIAIFVTCFGLWITAAIPFAVTGLLAISLLSLFHVFTATEAFALFGNTAIFFILGSFILAAAIMKSGLSQRLALFILMRFGRSPRLLLAGVFLIAWSLSLIISEHAVAAVLIPVVLEISRAVGEKSGGSRYGKGLLIALGWGAVVGGTGTLLGGARAPLALGILRRLSGEEISFIEWTRVVFPVTVAMIPVSIAILFIFFSGDRPDVSQACRKLSERLAGLGPISRREKGIAMIFLLTVLCWIFLSGMVDLSTTAILASVALFVFRLVNWADTEEYVNWGIILMYGGAIALGTALSETGAAEWIASSILPWGAPTLVLVAVLVVLAAILTEGMSSAAVVAFLLPLAIGFATPLGLPARHLAYLIAVAAGLVYIFPMGAPPIAIIFSSKQLKVSDLLLPGVILHLVSWTVILLWVRYFWPLVGLN